A stretch of the bacterium genome encodes the following:
- the mraZ gene encoding division/cell wall cluster transcriptional repressor MraZ: protein MFRGRYNHQIDAKGRLSVPSKFRELLAANFDERLIITNFDECLWAYPVAEWQKLEKKVSELPQFREEVKALQRIFISAAAECPIDGQGRILIPPTLRGYAGLSKDVVIVGMTRRIEIWAEDRWEEAFRDARVKLDSMGDRLAELGL from the coding sequence ATGTTTCGTGGGAGATATAACCATCAGATAGACGCGAAGGGGCGGCTCTCAGTTCCTTCCAAGTTCCGCGAGCTTTTGGCCGCGAACTTTGACGAGAGACTCATCATCACCAATTTCGACGAGTGCCTCTGGGCGTATCCGGTGGCCGAGTGGCAGAAGCTCGAGAAGAAGGTCTCGGAGCTCCCGCAGTTCAGGGAAGAGGTCAAGGCCCTCCAGAGGATCTTCATATCCGCAGCAGCCGAGTGCCCGATAGACGGACAGGGCCGCATACTCATACCGCCCACGCTTCGCGGCTACGCCGGATTATCGAAGGACGTGGTGATCGTCGGCATGACCCGCCGCATAGAGATATGGGCGGAGGATCGCTGGGAGGAAGCCTTCAGGGACGCCAGGGTCAAACTTGATTCCATGGGGGACAGGCTCGCCGAGCTGGGCCTCTAG
- a CDS encoding STAS domain-containing protein: MFEVKRVHDISVVGVMGELSRRNVHVLEDLLSSLSSCDQRNVVLNFEGLKHLDYKLVQRIAERIIEFQCDGGDLKMAAANGYVKNILEAMGLDEEVYASVEDALLSFVGDAPGGDLQ; the protein is encoded by the coding sequence ATGTTCGAGGTCAAGAGAGTTCACGACATATCGGTGGTGGGAGTGATGGGCGAGCTGTCGCGTCGCAACGTCCACGTGCTCGAAGATCTGCTTTCTTCGTTGTCTAGTTGCGATCAGAGAAACGTAGTTCTCAATTTCGAGGGGCTCAAACACCTCGACTACAAACTCGTGCAGAGGATCGCAGAGCGAATAATAGAGTTCCAATGCGACGGCGGCGATCTGAAGATGGCCGCGGCGAACGGTTACGTGAAGAACATCCTGGAGGCGATGGGCCTCGATGAAGAGGTCTACGCTTCGGTAGAGGATGCGTTGCTGAGTTTCGTGGGCGACGCGCCCGGCGGGGATCTTCAATGA